The segment AGACTTATGACACAAGAGACTATGCAGATGCTCCCCGAGTGGGTGCCACAAGATGCTATCCTCCTCGCCTGGCCACACAGCCAGAGCGACTGGGCTCCGATCCTACACGAGGTGCAGCGCACCTACTGCGACATCATCGCACAGGTGACACGCTTCGAGCCGGTCGTGCTACTCGTGCCGGAAGATCCAGCGGAGTATGCCGTCCTACCTTTGGAGCTGCGTAAGCGCTGCCTACTTGTCCCCTGCCCTACCAATGATACGTGGTGCCGTGACTATGGTCCTCTGGCTCTCCAGAGTCCCAATGGCGCACGCATCCTCGTTGACTTCACCTTCAACGCTTGGGGCGGTAAGTTTGTCTCAGCACTTGACAACCTTGTGGTGCGTCGCCTCATGATGAAGGATCTCTTTGCGCTGGATGTCGCTTACTTTGAGGCATCAAGTTTAACCTTCGAGGGGGGAGCTTTGGAGTGCAATGGCGAGGGCTTCCTCTTGACCACCAAGTCCTGCATAGAAGACTCGCTCCGCAATCCGCATCTTTGCGAGACACCTTATATATATGAGGCTCTGCTACAATGTCTCGGGCTGACCGACTACTGCTCACTAGAGGTGTCTCCTCTGCCTGGCGATGACACCGATGGGCATATAGACACGATCGCACGCTTCGTAGATTCTGACACTATTATATATGTCTCTCCCAGTGACCCTACGGCGCAGAGCTTCGCCGCTTTGGCAGAGCTAGAGCGTCAGCTACAGGAGCTAGCCAGTCAGCGTCCCAACTTGCGACTGATCGCCTTGCCCGATGTGGGCGACTACCCCTCACGCTATGAGGCGGACTGCCTTATACCAGCCACCTATGCGAACTTCCTCCTCGTCAACGGGGCGCTCCTGCTCCCCATCTACGGGCGCCGCACCGACAGCGAAGCACAGCGCATACTCCAGCAAGCACTGCCTCACCTCGAGGTCGTACCGATCGACTGCTCTATACTGGTCGAGCAGCACGGCAGCCTGCACTGCATCTCTATGCAGATACCGCAAGGCTTCCTCAACCCTTCACTTCTAGACACCATAACAAGATGAAAGTAGGTATCATACAGCAGCACAATGGTGCTGACCATACGGACAATGTCCATCGCCTCCAAGAGCGCGTCCGTCAGCTAGCCCACGAGGGTGCCGAGCTGATCGTACTGCAGGAGCTGCACAACGGACTGTACTTCTGCCAGACCGAAGATGTCGCACTCTTTGACCAAGCGGAGACAATCCCTGGTCCCTCGACCGAAAGCTTCGGCGCCTTAGCGCGTGAACTGGGCGTGGTGATCGTCCTCTCACTCTTTGAGAAGCGCGCCACAGGTCTTTACCACAACACCGCCGTAGTGCTAGAGCGAGATGGCTCCATAGCGGGTCGCTACCGCAAAATGCACATACCGGACGACCCCGCCTACTACGAGAAGTTTTACTTCACCCCTGGCGATCTAGGCTTCGAGCCGATCGATACCTCCGTGGGTCGTCTCGGCATCCTCATCTGCTGGGATCAGTGGTACCCCGAGGCTGCACGGCTTATGGCGCTCAAGGGTGCCGAGCTACTCATCTACCCGACCGCTATCGGCACCGCTGCTTACGACACGCCCGAAGAGCAGCAGCGACAGATCGATGCGTGGCAACTGGTGCAGCGTGGTCATGCTGTCGCCAACAACCTCCCCGTCATTGCGGTAAATCGTGTCGGCTACGAGCCGGACCCCTCAGGCGTCACCGAGGGGATACAGTTTTGGGGTCACAGCTTCGTCACGGGTCAGCAAGGCGAGATGCTCTGTGATCTGAGTCAAACGGAGGAGGCGGGCGCTGTCGTGGAGCTCGATCTAGAGCGCACCGAGCTAGTCCGACGCTGGTGGCCTTACCTGCGTGATCGGCGCATAGACAGCTACGGAGAGATCACCCGTCGCTACATCGATTGACTCTTTTGTTAAGGTCAAAAAGGCAAAAGAGTGATTTATTCCTCCGAAACTGCTAACTTTGCAGGCAATAGCTCATTTCACATAGAATAGATAACTACATAAAACGAATTGATATAGTATGGCATTAAAAGAATCTGGGTCACAAGGCTCTCACCACTCTGAGGAGATCGTGTCTCGTAGCGAGCAATTCATTGAGAAGTACAGCAAGACCATCATCTGGTGCGTGCTGGGCGTCATCGTGCTAGGTGTGGGCATCTGGCTCTACATAGACAAGGTGGTCAAGCCCCGTGGCGACAAGGCAGCAGCACAGCTATACCTTGCTGAGGAGCAGTTTATGGCAGGCGCTGATAGCGCAGCGCTCAACGCCCCCGCAGCTGGAGCCATGGGTCTCCTAGAGATCGCTGACAAATATAGCAGCACCGATGCCGGCAAGCTGGCTCACGCCTATGCTGGTATCATCTACTACGACGAGGGTAAGTACGAGGAGGCTATCCGCGAGCTCAAGACCTTTAAAGCTAAGGAGAAGATGGTCGCTCCCTCTATCACCCGTCTCATCGGAGACTGCTACGTAGAGCTAGGTCAGTACGACAAGGCTGCCAAGTGCTTTATGGACGCTGCCAAGGCTGCCGACAACCCCGTCGTCTCGCCCAGCTGTCTCATCAAGGCAGGCCATGTCTACGAGGAGCTAGGTCAGTACGACAAGGCACTCAATGCTTACAAAGAGATCCAGGACAAGTACTACACAGCTCCTGAATCTGAGAGCATCGAGGCTTCGATCATCCGTGTAGAGGCTCAGCTTAAGAAGTAGATTCTTAGAAATTAGAAGTTAGAGGTTAGAGATTAGAGATAACTAGTGGCTCTAGGGTCTAATCTCTAACTTCTAACCTCTAAAGTCTAACCTCTAACTTCTAACCTCTAACCTCTAAAATCCATGTCTTCACAACTCCACAGCCAGCAGACACCGGCTCACTACACGCTCCAGCACAGACACACAGCGGACGTACACCGCATCGCTGTCGTCTACTCGGAGTGGAACGCTGAGATCACTCACGCGCTCCGTGACGGAGCTGTCACGACACTCCTAGAGTGCGGTCTAGAGCGCCAGCAAGTCGAGACCTTCTCCGTGCCAGGAGCTTTCGAGCTCACCTATACGGCGACACTACTCAGTGAGGCGACTCAGCCCTACGATGCTATCATCGTCATCGGGTGCGTCATACGTGGCGAGACCTCACACTACGACCTCATCTGCAACAGCGTCACCGAGGGAGCTACCGAGCTCAATCTGCGTGGCAAGGCGCCCGTCATCTTCGGACTCGTTACCGTCGAGAACATCGAGCAGGCTCGTGCCCGCTCTGGCGGTGCCGTAGGCAACAAAGGCTCCGAGTGCGCCATCGCTGCGCTCCAGATGATCGACATCAGAGCTGCGATACAAGGGTAACGCCCTGACCTATATTACGACAAAGTCCCTAGTGCTATCTCTAGCGCTAGGGACTTTTGTCATTTCAGGGCACAGGGAGCCTCGCTCGTATCACGCTGTATCCGTAGCACATATGAGTTCCAAGGTAGGGACGAGATGCAAACTGCGGTCCTAATCTCTAACTTCTAATCTTTAACTTCTAAACTCTGATCCCTAACCTCTAATCTCTAATCCTTATCTCTCCCGCCGTTTTTCGTACCTTTGCACTTGTAATTAAGGACACGACTCCACACACAAATGCAGGAAATACGAAATATCGCTATCATCGCCCACGTTGACCACGGTAAGACAACCATCGTTGACAAAATGCTCCTCGCAGCTAAGCTCTTTCGAGAGGACAAGGCTGCAGAGGTCGATACCTTTCTAGATAACAACGACCTAGAGCGAGAGCGAGGGATCACAATCGTATCCAAGAATGTCAGCATAACTTACAAAGGGGTCAAGATCAACGTCATCGACACCCCAGGACACGCTGACTTCGGCGGTGAGGTGGAGCGCGTGCTCAACATGGCCGACGGCTGCCTGCTCCTAGTAGACGCCTTCGAGGGTCCGATGCCTCAGACGCGCTTCGTACTACAGAAAGCACTTGCCATAGGACTCAAGCCGATCGTCGTCATCAATAAGGTGGACAAGCCCAACTGCCGCCCCATGGAGGTGCAGGATATGGTCTTCGACTTGATGGCTTCGCTAGAGGCTACCGATGATCAGCTCGACTTCGTCACCCTCTTCGGTAGTGCCAAGCAGGGCTGGATGAGCCGTGACGTGGAGAAGCCTACGGAAGACATCACCCCTCTACTCGATGCGATCATCTCCGAGATACCCGCTCCACAACAGCTGGACGGTCCTCTGCAGATGCTCATCACCTCGCTAGACTACAGCTCCTACGTGGGACGTATCGCAGTGGGGCGTGTGCATCGTGGCACCATACACAACGGCGACACCGTACTCCTTTGCCACAAGGATCGCGAGCCACATCGTGAGAAGG is part of the Porphyromonas asaccharolytica DSM 20707 genome and harbors:
- a CDS encoding agmatine deiminase family protein produces the protein MTQETMQMLPEWVPQDAILLAWPHSQSDWAPILHEVQRTYCDIIAQVTRFEPVVLLVPEDPAEYAVLPLELRKRCLLVPCPTNDTWCRDYGPLALQSPNGARILVDFTFNAWGGKFVSALDNLVVRRLMMKDLFALDVAYFEASSLTFEGGALECNGEGFLLTTKSCIEDSLRNPHLCETPYIYEALLQCLGLTDYCSLEVSPLPGDDTDGHIDTIARFVDSDTIIYVSPSDPTAQSFAALAELERQLQELASQRPNLRLIALPDVGDYPSRYEADCLIPATYANFLLVNGALLLPIYGRRTDSEAQRILQQALPHLEVVPIDCSILVEQHGSLHCISMQIPQGFLNPSLLDTITR
- a CDS encoding carbon-nitrogen hydrolase, which translates into the protein MKVGIIQQHNGADHTDNVHRLQERVRQLAHEGAELIVLQELHNGLYFCQTEDVALFDQAETIPGPSTESFGALARELGVVIVLSLFEKRATGLYHNTAVVLERDGSIAGRYRKMHIPDDPAYYEKFYFTPGDLGFEPIDTSVGRLGILICWDQWYPEAARLMALKGAELLIYPTAIGTAAYDTPEEQQRQIDAWQLVQRGHAVANNLPVIAVNRVGYEPDPSGVTEGIQFWGHSFVTGQQGEMLCDLSQTEEAGAVVELDLERTELVRRWWPYLRDRRIDSYGEITRRYID
- a CDS encoding tetratricopeptide repeat protein, which codes for MALKESGSQGSHHSEEIVSRSEQFIEKYSKTIIWCVLGVIVLGVGIWLYIDKVVKPRGDKAAAQLYLAEEQFMAGADSAALNAPAAGAMGLLEIADKYSSTDAGKLAHAYAGIIYYDEGKYEEAIRELKTFKAKEKMVAPSITRLIGDCYVELGQYDKAAKCFMDAAKAADNPVVSPSCLIKAGHVYEELGQYDKALNAYKEIQDKYYTAPESESIEASIIRVEAQLKK
- the ribH gene encoding 6,7-dimethyl-8-ribityllumazine synthase, whose product is MSSQLHSQQTPAHYTLQHRHTADVHRIAVVYSEWNAEITHALRDGAVTTLLECGLERQQVETFSVPGAFELTYTATLLSEATQPYDAIIVIGCVIRGETSHYDLICNSVTEGATELNLRGKAPVIFGLVTVENIEQARARSGGAVGNKGSECAIAALQMIDIRAAIQG